The proteins below are encoded in one region of Maribacter aestuarii:
- a CDS encoding RNA polymerase sigma factor codes for MVSKKQQHSNLNNFFKDEYHALKGFVRSKIEHTTESDAEDIIQDVALKIFSRPTDALPINNIGGFVYHAIKNRIIDVMRTKKERIHSEMDIEELWTDFTAMFYEDTQDTYPEHIKEQLKYAITELKPAYRDIIVAVDFEGYTYREISEETGISPGTLMSRRHRAISLLLKHLESNQ; via the coding sequence ATGGTTTCTAAGAAACAACAGCATAGCAACCTAAACAATTTCTTTAAAGATGAATACCATGCTTTAAAAGGTTTCGTACGCTCAAAAATTGAGCATACTACGGAGAGCGATGCGGAGGATATTATTCAAGATGTGGCGTTGAAAATTTTCTCAAGACCTACTGATGCGCTTCCCATCAACAACATTGGAGGCTTTGTGTACCATGCCATTAAAAATAGGATTATTGATGTAATGCGAACAAAAAAGGAAAGAATACACAGTGAAATGGATATAGAGGAACTTTGGACGGATTTTACCGCCATGTTCTATGAAGATACCCAGGACACGTATCCTGAACATATTAAAGAACAGTTAAAATACGCGATAACAGAATTGAAACCGGCCTATCGTGATATCATTGTAGCGGTAGACTTTGAAGGCTATACTTATCGGGAAATCTCGGAAGAAACAGGTATTTCTCCAGGAACCCTTATGTCCAGAAGACATAGGGCCATATCATTATTATTAAAACATTTAGAAAGCAACCAGTAA
- a CDS encoding polyprenyl synthetase family protein: MHSIEKYRSEFISYLESRTEVKEPKNLYAPVNYILNLGGKRLRPVLVLLTTELFEKDYKEALDAALAIEVFHNFSLVHDDIMDDAPKRRGKATVHEKWDVNTGILSGDAMLIMAYQLFENYEVEIFKALAKLFSKTALEVCEGQQYDVDFETRDDVTLPEYLKMIEYKTAVLVAAAMKMGAIVAEASPKCQEDIYSFGLNLGIAFQLQDDYLDVFGDPKTFGKQVGGDIIENKKTYLYIKAMQSGTEENRKQLQDLYSIQPKETDSKVSAVRNIFHETGAATATQEAIENYTQKAFFILDELDLSNEKKGILRTFGENLMRRTV, from the coding sequence GTGCACTCCATAGAAAAGTATCGTAGTGAATTTATCTCCTACTTGGAATCCAGAACCGAAGTCAAAGAGCCTAAAAACCTCTATGCACCGGTTAATTACATTTTAAATTTAGGGGGAAAAAGGTTGCGACCTGTATTGGTCCTACTAACCACCGAACTCTTCGAAAAAGATTATAAGGAAGCATTGGACGCCGCCTTGGCCATTGAAGTGTTCCATAATTTCTCCTTGGTTCATGATGATATTATGGATGACGCACCCAAACGAAGGGGCAAGGCTACGGTACATGAGAAATGGGATGTAAACACAGGAATTCTATCGGGTGATGCCATGCTTATTATGGCCTACCAACTTTTTGAAAATTATGAAGTCGAGATTTTTAAGGCCTTGGCAAAATTATTCAGCAAAACGGCACTGGAGGTTTGCGAAGGCCAACAGTACGATGTTGATTTTGAAACTAGGGACGATGTTACCCTGCCCGAGTACCTTAAAATGATTGAGTATAAAACAGCAGTATTGGTGGCAGCCGCCATGAAAATGGGTGCTATCGTTGCGGAAGCCTCACCAAAATGCCAAGAGGATATCTATTCCTTCGGATTAAATTTGGGTATTGCTTTTCAACTACAGGATGATTACCTAGACGTTTTTGGAGATCCAAAAACGTTTGGCAAACAAGTAGGGGGTGATATTATCGAAAACAAAAAAACCTACCTGTATATAAAGGCGATGCAATCCGGAACAGAAGAAAATAGAAAACAGTTACAAGACCTTTACTCCATACAACCTAAAGAAACCGATAGCAAAGTAAGTGCCGTAAGGAATATTTTTCATGAAACTGGAGCGGCCACAGCAACGCAAGAAGCTATCGAAAATTACACCCAAAAGGCTTTTTTCATTTTGGATGAACTGGATTTGTCCAATGAGAAGAAAGGAATATTAAGAACTTTCGGGGAGAATTTGATGCGCAGAACAGTCTAG
- a CDS encoding efflux RND transporter periplasmic adaptor subunit, whose amino-acid sequence MKNIIYLFTFTLLLSSCGSSSEPTIGDLIAEGDLETLRAKKTEISEKQKAINEDLKQLDSAISVLSGEGNLPLITTITAKAETFYHFLELQGDVKTKQNVLIYPEMAGTLERVYVKEGERVSKGQLLASIDDGGMGSQLAQLKTQAALAKTTFERQKRLWDQKIGSEIQYLQAKSNYEATESAVRQAQSQLGKSTIRAPFSGIIDNVIKDQGTVVAPGPGSEIFRIVNLSDMYIEVEVPENYLSSVKEGKEAIVYFPVLGDTVTSKIRQTGNFINPSNRAFTVEVAVPNKNGNIKPNLTAKVSLNDYTSENAILVPQSIISENADGQQYLYVAKNIEDDKALASRQIITTGRTQGNMVEILSGVSEGDVLIKEGARSVKEGQNVKILSK is encoded by the coding sequence ATGAAAAACATAATCTACCTATTCACTTTTACACTACTCCTTTCCTCTTGTGGAAGTTCTTCGGAACCAACTATTGGTGATTTAATCGCAGAAGGTGATTTGGAAACGCTAAGGGCCAAAAAAACAGAAATTTCGGAAAAGCAAAAAGCTATCAACGAAGACTTGAAACAACTAGATTCTGCTATATCTGTCTTGAGTGGTGAAGGAAATCTTCCATTAATAACTACAATTACCGCTAAAGCAGAAACCTTTTATCATTTTCTTGAATTGCAAGGCGATGTCAAAACAAAGCAGAATGTCCTTATTTATCCGGAAATGGCTGGAACGTTGGAACGTGTTTATGTGAAAGAGGGGGAAAGAGTTTCCAAAGGCCAACTGTTAGCATCTATAGATGATGGCGGAATGGGTAGCCAATTGGCCCAATTAAAGACACAGGCCGCCTTGGCTAAAACAACGTTCGAACGTCAAAAACGTCTTTGGGATCAAAAGATCGGTTCTGAGATACAATACCTGCAGGCCAAGTCAAATTACGAGGCTACTGAAAGTGCCGTTAGACAAGCACAGAGTCAATTAGGGAAATCAACTATCCGAGCACCTTTTTCAGGAATTATCGATAATGTCATTAAAGACCAAGGTACGGTCGTTGCTCCAGGACCCGGATCCGAGATTTTTAGGATTGTAAATCTTTCGGATATGTACATTGAAGTAGAAGTGCCTGAAAATTATTTGAGCAGTGTCAAAGAAGGTAAAGAAGCCATCGTCTATTTTCCTGTTTTAGGGGATACGGTTACCTCCAAAATAAGACAGACAGGAAATTTCATCAACCCAAGTAACAGGGCATTTACCGTAGAAGTTGCGGTACCTAATAAAAACGGTAACATTAAACCTAATCTTACTGCCAAAGTGAGCCTTAACGATTATACAAGTGAAAATGCCATTTTAGTCCCACAGAGCATTATATCTGAAAATGCAGATGGACAGCAATATTTGTATGTGGCTAAAAATATTGAGGATGACAAGGCTTTGGCTTCTAGGCAAATTATAACCACTGGAAGGACACAAGGCAACATGGTTGAAATACTTTCCGGAGTTTCGGAAGGTGATGTGCTGATAAAAGAAGGGGCAAGGAGCGTTAAGGAAGGCCAAAATGTAAAAATTTTAAGTAAGTAG
- a CDS encoding TetR/AcrR family transcriptional regulator, which translates to MKENILTKATELFLEQGFKSVTMDDLANEMGISKKTIYAHFDNKTKLVQECTLELFHFIRGGIDEIIALKKNPIEELYEIKKFVMMHLKGEKSSPEYQLQKYYPETHIALKTKHFEMMQECVLDNVKRGINLGIYRENLNVDFVSRIYFSGVTSVKDQKLFPVSLFPISELMDVYLEYHLRGIVTPKGRKILNTIINSNQE; encoded by the coding sequence ATGAAGGAAAATATCTTAACGAAGGCGACAGAACTATTTTTGGAACAGGGTTTCAAAAGTGTGACTATGGATGATTTGGCGAATGAAATGGGTATTTCCAAAAAGACCATTTACGCCCACTTTGACAACAAGACCAAATTAGTACAAGAATGTACCCTTGAACTTTTCCATTTTATAAGAGGAGGAATCGATGAAATCATAGCTCTTAAAAAAAACCCGATCGAGGAGCTTTACGAAATTAAAAAGTTCGTAATGATGCATTTGAAAGGAGAAAAATCTTCGCCAGAATATCAATTACAGAAATATTATCCGGAAACCCACATTGCTTTAAAAACCAAACATTTTGAGATGATGCAGGAATGTGTTTTGGACAATGTGAAAAGGGGAATTAATTTGGGGATATACAGGGAAAACCTAAATGTTGATTTCGTTTCCAGAATTTATTTTTCAGGGGTTACCAGTGTTAAGGATCAAAAGCTTTTTCCAGTAAGCCTATTTCCAATTTCGGAACTTATGGATGTTTATTTGGAATACCATTTAAGGGGAATCGTAACACCTAAGGGTAGAAAAATATTAAATACTATCATCAACTCAAACCAGGAATAA
- a CDS encoding TolC family protein produces the protein MQSFKYVLIAMLVSSWSFGQEQSYSFTLQEAIDFALENNYSAINADRDVLDARKQKWETIATGLPQISGAVSYQNQLIQQVVQLPGEIAGGEPGTFVEVVFGQPQQVNAAATLKQQLFDGSYIVGVQATKAFLNYSANNKEKTEQEVRKAVVEAYGNVLLAEESVVILEKNKATLEKNLFETTKIYENGLGDEESVDQLQITLSGIENQLKNAIRLKDITHQMLNLVMGIALDAPTKLEENLDNLAQKQIDLNLLESELNIENNVDYKLITNLNEQRYFEWKLAKSRALPTLNAFATYGGLSFGEEFSFFDRDQQWFEFSTVGVDLSIPIFSSFKRSASTQRAKIALEKAKTQLTEAEEQIRLQLENAKSNYTLAIEQYETSKSNLNLAERIENKNQIKYFEGIASSFDLRQAQTQLYTAQNEYLQSMVEVINKKTELEIILNNKS, from the coding sequence ATGCAATCATTTAAATACGTACTTATAGCTATGCTTGTTAGTAGCTGGTCCTTTGGTCAGGAACAAAGCTATAGTTTCACCTTACAGGAGGCTATTGACTTCGCATTAGAAAATAATTATAGCGCCATAAACGCAGATAGGGATGTTCTGGACGCCCGTAAACAGAAATGGGAAACCATAGCCACCGGACTACCTCAAATTAGTGGAGCTGTTAGTTATCAGAACCAATTAATTCAGCAAGTGGTACAATTGCCCGGGGAGATTGCAGGTGGGGAACCCGGAACTTTCGTTGAAGTGGTCTTTGGGCAACCCCAGCAGGTGAATGCAGCGGCAACCTTGAAACAACAACTCTTTGATGGTTCATATATCGTAGGGGTCCAAGCAACGAAAGCTTTCTTGAATTATAGCGCAAATAACAAGGAGAAAACCGAACAGGAGGTTAGAAAGGCTGTAGTTGAGGCCTATGGCAATGTATTACTGGCAGAAGAAAGTGTGGTGATTCTTGAAAAGAACAAAGCGACTTTGGAAAAAAATCTTTTTGAAACGACGAAGATTTATGAAAATGGGCTGGGAGACGAGGAGAGTGTAGATCAGTTACAGATTACACTTTCAGGCATAGAGAATCAGCTTAAAAATGCTATTCGCCTAAAGGATATTACGCATCAAATGCTCAATTTAGTGATGGGAATTGCATTGGATGCTCCTACCAAGCTGGAAGAAAATTTGGATAACCTTGCACAAAAACAAATAGACCTAAATCTTCTAGAGAGTGAATTGAACATAGAGAACAATGTAGACTACAAATTAATTACCAACCTGAACGAACAGCGTTATTTTGAATGGAAACTGGCAAAAAGCAGGGCCTTGCCCACATTGAATGCTTTCGCTACTTACGGAGGCCTTTCCTTTGGAGAGGAGTTCAGTTTTTTTGACAGGGACCAGCAATGGTTTGAATTTTCTACCGTAGGGGTAGATTTGAGTATCCCTATTTTCAGTTCGTTTAAACGAAGCGCAAGTACACAACGTGCAAAAATCGCCCTTGAAAAGGCAAAAACCCAATTGACGGAAGCCGAAGAGCAAATTCGTCTCCAATTGGAAAACGCCAAAAGTAATTACACCCTGGCTATTGAACAATATGAAACCTCCAAGAGTAATTTGAATCTCGCGGAGCGTATAGAAAATAAAAACCAGATTAAATATTTTGAAGGCATAGCCTCTAGTTTTGACCTCAGACAGGCACAAACACAACTTTACACTGCGCAAAACGAATATCTGCAATCTATGGTGGAGGTCATCAACAAGAAAACAGAACTTGAAATTATACTGAACAACAAATCCTAA
- a CDS encoding lycopene cyclase family protein, which yields MAILHYDYIIIGAGAAGLMLADTMGKDDFFSDKSILLLDKDTKKENDRTWCFWEKGEGQFDAIVHKKWHHIYFAGQQLAKSYKIAPYIYKMVRGIDFYTTYLDRIKNYSNITFKQDAVTSINESHDAVKVQTSKETYSAASVMNSIFDYDMVMHQDKYPVLQQHFIGWVVKTDKPTFEIDLATYMDFSIPQKGNTRFMYVLPFSNDTALIEYTLFSEKLLPKAEYEEAIKTYLKSEFDCTQYEILDKEKGSIPMTCYDFMEHHTDRIRYIGTAGGWAKPSTGYTFLSTSKKIPKLVSFLKTGKPLKALHFKNRFWYYDMLLLDVLHHNNAIGHKIFERIFKKRKPQLLFKFLDEQTSLAEDFYYIMGSPKFPFLKALLKRLF from the coding sequence ATGGCCATATTGCATTATGATTACATCATTATTGGAGCAGGTGCTGCCGGACTTATGCTAGCGGATACTATGGGTAAGGATGATTTTTTCTCGGATAAATCTATCCTGCTACTGGATAAGGACACTAAAAAAGAAAATGACCGCACTTGGTGCTTTTGGGAAAAAGGAGAAGGACAGTTTGATGCTATCGTACACAAAAAATGGCATCACATCTACTTTGCCGGGCAACAGTTGGCCAAAAGCTACAAAATAGCCCCCTATATATACAAAATGGTCCGTGGCATTGATTTCTACACTACCTATTTGGACCGTATAAAAAACTACTCGAACATCACCTTTAAGCAGGACGCGGTTACATCAATAAATGAATCTCATGATGCCGTAAAGGTTCAAACTTCAAAGGAAACCTATTCTGCTGCCAGCGTGATGAATAGCATTTTTGATTACGATATGGTCATGCATCAAGACAAGTACCCCGTGTTACAACAGCATTTTATTGGTTGGGTCGTGAAGACCGATAAGCCGACTTTTGAAATTGACCTAGCTACTTACATGGATTTTTCCATCCCACAAAAAGGCAATACTAGATTTATGTATGTACTCCCCTTTAGTAACGATACAGCCTTAATAGAGTACACGCTGTTTTCCGAAAAACTGCTGCCCAAAGCGGAGTATGAGGAAGCTATCAAAACCTATCTGAAAAGTGAATTTGATTGTACCCAATATGAAATCTTGGACAAGGAGAAAGGAAGTATTCCAATGACCTGTTACGATTTTATGGAACACCATACGGATAGGATAAGATACATTGGCACTGCCGGAGGATGGGCAAAACCAAGTACAGGTTACACCTTCTTAAGTACTTCCAAAAAAATACCTAAACTGGTTTCGTTTCTTAAGACAGGGAAACCATTGAAGGCATTGCACTTCAAAAATCGATTTTGGTATTACGACATGTTATTGCTGGATGTCTTACATCATAATAATGCGATAGGACATAAGATTTTTGAACGTATTTTTAAGAAAAGAAAACCACAATTATTATTTAAGTTCTTGGACGAGCAAACAAGTCTAGCAGAGGATTTCTATTACATTATGGGTTCTCCAAAATTTCCGTTTTTAAAAGCTTTACTAAAGCGATTATTCTAG